The following coding sequences lie in one Aquabacterium olei genomic window:
- a CDS encoding PLP-dependent aminotransferase family protein, whose amino-acid sequence MESRLISELLMQHLERQPENLKLRIKVYMALRGAILEGRLPPGTKLPPTRTLAEDMDVGRNTIVRVYEQLTVEGYIEGRVGDGSYVSDAVARGPKTEAPKRLLGARREGLSRRGGAIAAHAGSSIAQRGAFTPGVPDVELFPFAVWRKLVAKYIDQDQSHLLQYAYAGYGPLRKTLASYLRVTRMMPVDPKQIIIINGSHQAIDLCARLLADHGDRAWIEDPGYWGARNVLSAAGLQVQPIPLDDKGIAPTAEDWGRPPRLIFVSPSSQYPTGTMLSLDRRLALLERADEAGSWIIEDDYDNELHYSGRPLASLFGLANRQRVIYLGTLSKVMFPGIRLAYLVVPEDLVDAFVIGNAELYRGGRLAEQAALAEFIEEGHFTGHIKRMRGVYSERRAVLLDEMKACLGDLVSPSDGHAGLQIVYRFNQPVDDTMVVAQSLAEGVVCRPLSMYYIDQSRRQPGLNLGFAAVPEARIRPAVHTLASVIEREHARMLQRAALRG is encoded by the coding sequence ATGGAATCACGTCTGATCTCGGAGCTGCTGATGCAGCATCTCGAACGCCAGCCCGAGAACCTCAAGCTGCGCATCAAGGTCTACATGGCGCTGCGCGGCGCCATCCTCGAAGGCCGGCTGCCGCCCGGCACCAAGCTGCCGCCCACGCGCACGCTGGCCGAAGACATGGACGTAGGGCGCAACACCATCGTGCGTGTCTACGAACAGCTCACCGTCGAGGGCTACATCGAGGGCCGCGTGGGCGATGGCAGCTATGTCTCGGATGCGGTGGCGCGCGGGCCGAAGACCGAGGCACCCAAGCGGCTGCTGGGTGCGCGGCGCGAAGGGCTGTCGCGCCGGGGCGGGGCCATTGCGGCGCATGCGGGCAGTTCGATCGCGCAGCGCGGCGCGTTCACGCCCGGCGTGCCGGATGTGGAGCTGTTCCCGTTTGCGGTGTGGCGCAAGCTGGTGGCCAAGTACATCGACCAGGACCAGTCGCACCTGCTGCAGTACGCGTATGCGGGCTATGGCCCCTTGCGCAAGACGCTGGCGAGCTACCTGCGTGTCACGCGCATGATGCCGGTCGATCCCAAGCAGATCATCATCATCAACGGCTCGCACCAGGCCATCGACCTGTGCGCCCGGCTGCTGGCCGACCACGGCGACCGGGCGTGGATCGAGGACCCGGGCTACTGGGGGGCGCGCAACGTGCTGAGTGCGGCCGGCCTGCAGGTGCAGCCCATTCCGCTCGATGACAAGGGCATCGCGCCGACGGCCGAGGACTGGGGCCGGCCACCGCGGCTGATCTTCGTGTCCCCCTCCAGCCAGTACCCGACCGGCACGATGCTGTCGCTGGACCGCCGCCTGGCGCTGCTGGAGCGGGCCGATGAAGCCGGCTCGTGGATCATCGAAGACGACTACGACAACGAGCTGCACTATTCGGGGCGTCCGCTGGCCTCGCTGTTCGGGCTGGCCAACCGCCAGCGCGTGATCTACCTGGGCACCCTGAGCAAGGTGATGTTCCCGGGCATCCGCCTGGCCTACCTGGTGGTGCCGGAAGACCTGGTCGATGCCTTCGTGATCGGCAATGCCGAGCTGTACCGCGGCGGGCGGCTGGCCGAGCAGGCGGCATTGGCCGAGTTCATCGAAGAGGGCCACTTCACCGGCCACATCAAGCGCATGCGCGGGGTCTACAGCGAGCGCCGCGCGGTGCTGCTCGACGAGATGAAGGCCTGCCTGGGCGACCTGGTCTCGCCTTCCGACGGCCATGCCGGGCTGCAGATCGTCTATCGCTTCAACCAGCCGGTGGACGACACCATGGTGGTGGCGCAGTCGTTGGCCGAGGGCGTGGTGTGCCGGCCGCTGTCGATGTACTACATCGACCAGTCACGCCGGCAACCGGGGCTCAACCTCGGCTTTGCCGCGGTACCGGAAGCGCGCATCCGCCCGGCGGTGCACACGCTGGCCAGTGTGATCGAGCGGGAGCATGCGCGCATGCTGCAGCGGGCCGCCCTGCGGGGCTGA
- a CDS encoding ABC transporter permease has protein sequence MLPAYASRVEQLWHVTLRVIVAAVLLFLVAPLLVIVPLSFNADSFLLYPMTGFSLRWYEELMTSGTWTHAFRNSLIVAPLATLLAMVLGTMAAIGLTRIDFPGKSVLTAILISPMVVPVVIVGVATYLFFAPIGLTGNFFGLVIVHAALGVPFVVTTVSATLQGFDMNLVRAAASLGASPLYTFFKVTLPLVAPGVISGGLFAFGTSFDEVVVTLFLASPEQTTLPRQMFAGIRENISPAIAAVATILTVMSVLMLLTLEWLRGRNAAARGT, from the coding sequence ATGCTGCCTGCCTACGCTTCCCGCGTCGAACAACTGTGGCACGTGACCCTGCGGGTGATCGTGGCCGCCGTGCTGCTCTTCCTCGTGGCCCCGCTGCTCGTCATCGTGCCGTTGTCCTTCAACGCCGATTCCTTCCTGCTCTACCCCATGACCGGCTTCTCGCTGCGCTGGTATGAAGAGCTGATGACCTCGGGCACCTGGACACACGCCTTCCGCAACAGCCTGATCGTCGCCCCGCTGGCCACGCTGCTGGCCATGGTGCTGGGCACGATGGCCGCCATCGGCCTGACGCGCATCGACTTCCCCGGCAAGTCCGTGCTCACGGCCATCCTGATCTCGCCGATGGTGGTGCCGGTGGTCATCGTCGGCGTGGCCACCTACCTGTTTTTCGCCCCCATCGGCCTGACGGGCAACTTCTTCGGCCTGGTCATCGTGCATGCGGCACTCGGGGTGCCCTTCGTGGTCACCACAGTGAGCGCCACGCTCCAGGGCTTCGACATGAACCTGGTGCGCGCCGCGGCCAGCCTGGGCGCCAGCCCGCTCTACACCTTCTTCAAGGTGACCCTGCCGCTGGTGGCCCCGGGCGTGATTTCTGGCGGGCTGTTCGCCTTCGGCACCTCGTTCGACGAGGTGGTGGTGACGCTGTTCCTGGCCAGCCCCGAGCAGACCACGCTGCCGCGCCAGATGTTTGCCGGCATCCGCGAAAACATCAGCCCGGCCATTGCCGCCGTGGCGACCATCCTCACGGTGATGTCCGTGCTGATGCTGCTCACGCTCGAGTGGCTGCGCGGCCGCAACGCCGCCGCACGCGGCACCTGA
- a CDS encoding PLP-dependent aminotransferase family protein, which yields MKTTALSDWLQQRLRRDGSEPVYRQLQQLLRQAVISGELPAHTRLPSSRLLAQELGIARNTVIDVYEQLAVEGCVVSRQGSGTVVADLSAERLPTPTRARSARGRGAGAEPGVAAGAEVADAHGAAQLSPRGEALLAAASVSTRQWGAFMPGVPDVTEFPARTWMRLENRRWRHPEPELLSYAPGGGLPRLREALAAHLRTARSVVCEPEQLILTTGSHQSIDLTLRLLASPGEHVWLEDPCYWGLRSSLASLEARIVPVPVDAEGLAWQDGGPHPVPRAILVTPSHQYPLGMVMSLARRQALLAYARTHGSWIIEDDYDSEFRYGTRPLPALQGLDDAGRVIYVGSLSKVLFPGLRLGYLVVPPALAERFALGSAALYREGQAWQQATLADFIEQGHLGSHIRRMRGLYHERRQALLEAIRQHFGDTLAVRGDDAGLHLVLALPDHVDDVALARDALAAGVAVRPLSRYHADPARAPRGLLLGYACVRPEAIPPAFAVLARQVAARLGG from the coding sequence ATGAAGACGACGGCCTTGTCCGACTGGCTGCAGCAGCGTCTGCGTCGCGATGGGTCTGAGCCGGTCTACCGCCAGTTGCAGCAGCTGCTGAGGCAGGCGGTGATCAGCGGCGAGCTGCCGGCGCACACGCGCCTGCCGTCGTCGCGCCTGCTGGCGCAGGAGCTGGGCATTGCCCGCAACACCGTGATCGATGTGTACGAGCAGCTCGCGGTGGAGGGCTGTGTGGTGAGCCGCCAGGGCAGCGGCACGGTGGTGGCCGACCTGTCGGCCGAGCGCCTGCCGACGCCCACCCGGGCGCGGTCTGCGCGGGGCCGGGGTGCCGGTGCCGAGCCCGGGGTTGCAGCCGGGGCCGAGGTGGCCGATGCGCACGGCGCCGCGCAGTTGTCGCCCCGCGGCGAGGCCCTGCTGGCCGCGGCCAGCGTGTCGACTCGGCAGTGGGGCGCCTTCATGCCCGGTGTGCCCGATGTGACGGAGTTTCCGGCGCGCACCTGGATGCGGCTGGAGAACCGGCGCTGGCGCCACCCCGAGCCCGAGCTGCTGAGCTATGCGCCGGGCGGCGGACTGCCGCGCCTGCGCGAGGCCCTGGCCGCGCACCTGCGCACCGCGCGTTCGGTGGTGTGCGAGCCCGAGCAGCTGATCCTCACCACCGGCAGCCACCAGTCCATCGACCTGACGCTGCGGCTGCTGGCCTCGCCCGGCGAGCACGTGTGGCTGGAAGACCCGTGCTACTGGGGCCTGCGCAGCAGCCTGGCCTCGCTGGAGGCGCGCATCGTGCCCGTGCCGGTGGACGCCGAGGGTCTGGCCTGGCAGGACGGCGGGCCGCATCCGGTGCCGCGCGCCATCCTGGTCACGCCGTCGCACCAGTATCCGCTGGGCATGGTGATGAGCCTGGCGCGCCGGCAGGCCCTGCTGGCCTACGCGCGCACGCATGGCAGCTGGATCATCGAAGACGACTACGACAGCGAGTTCCGCTATGGCACCCGTCCGTTGCCGGCCCTGCAGGGTCTCGACGACGCGGGCCGGGTGATCTATGTGGGCAGCCTCAGCAAGGTGCTGTTTCCGGGGCTGCGGCTCGGGTACCTGGTGGTGCCGCCGGCGCTGGCCGAACGCTTTGCACTGGGCTCGGCCGCGCTGTACCGCGAAGGGCAGGCGTGGCAGCAGGCGACGCTCGCCGATTTCATCGAGCAGGGGCACCTGGGTTCGCACATCCGGCGCATGCGCGGGCTCTATCACGAGCGTCGGCAGGCGCTGCTCGAGGCCATCCGCCAGCACTTCGGCGACACGCTGGCCGTGCGCGGGGACGATGCCGGGCTGCACCTGGTGCTGGCGCTGCCCGACCATGTGGACGATGTGGCCCTGGCCCGGGATGCGCTGGCGGCCGGCGTGGCGGTGCGGCCCTTGAGCCGTTACCACGCCGACCCGGCCCGTGCGCCCCGCGGGCTGCTGCTGGGCTATGCCTGCGTGCGCCCCGAGGCCATCCCGCCCGCCTTCGCGGTGCTGGCGCGGCAGGTGGCCGCCCGGCTGGGGGGATGA
- a CDS encoding ABC transporter substrate-binding protein, with amino-acid sequence MSVSSRAFSALAIAAGLVAAGTSQAQSSLTVISFGGVNQQAQIKAFYEPFTKSTQIPLVKGEYNGEQAKVKAMVEAKQVSWDVVEVESPELARGCEEGVYEKLDYSKIGNKKDFLPAAVTECGFGFFVWSTVMAYNADKLKTAPVTWADFWDVKKFPGKRGMRKGAKYTLEFALMADGVAPNDVYKVLGTKAGVDRAFKKLDQLKANIQWWEAGAQPPQLLASGDVVMSTAFNGRIAGAQKEGKNLKIVWTGNIYDIEAYAIPKGAPKRDLSYKFLAALAKPENQKVFSGEIPYGPTHVKAMGQIEPTLAATLPTAPANMKTAIATNTAFWVEHGEDLEQRFHAWAAK; translated from the coding sequence ATGTCCGTCTCTTCCCGTGCGTTTTCTGCCCTGGCGATCGCTGCCGGCCTGGTTGCCGCCGGCACCTCGCAGGCCCAGTCCAGCCTGACCGTCATCTCGTTCGGCGGCGTCAACCAGCAGGCCCAGATCAAGGCCTTCTACGAGCCCTTCACCAAGTCCACCCAGATCCCGCTGGTCAAGGGCGAATACAACGGTGAGCAGGCCAAGGTCAAGGCCATGGTCGAGGCCAAACAGGTGAGCTGGGACGTCGTCGAGGTCGAGTCGCCCGAGCTGGCCCGCGGCTGCGAAGAAGGCGTCTACGAGAAGCTGGACTACAGCAAGATCGGCAACAAGAAGGACTTCCTGCCCGCGGCCGTGACGGAATGCGGCTTCGGCTTCTTCGTGTGGTCGACCGTGATGGCCTACAACGCCGACAAGCTCAAGACCGCGCCGGTGACCTGGGCCGATTTCTGGGACGTCAAGAAGTTCCCGGGCAAGCGCGGCATGCGCAAGGGCGCCAAGTACACGCTCGAGTTTGCGCTGATGGCCGACGGCGTGGCCCCCAACGATGTCTACAAGGTGCTGGGCACCAAGGCCGGCGTGGACCGCGCCTTCAAGAAGCTCGACCAGCTCAAGGCCAACATCCAGTGGTGGGAAGCCGGTGCGCAGCCGCCGCAGCTGCTGGCCTCGGGCGACGTCGTGATGAGCACGGCCTTCAACGGCCGCATCGCCGGCGCACAGAAGGAAGGCAAGAACCTCAAGATCGTCTGGACCGGCAACATCTACGACATCGAGGCCTATGCCATCCCGAAGGGCGCGCCCAAGCGTGACCTGTCGTACAAGTTCTTGGCGGCCCTGGCCAAGCCCGAGAACCAGAAGGTCTTCTCCGGCGAGATCCCCTACGGCCCGACGCACGTGAAGGCCATGGGCCAGATCGAGCCGACGCTGGCTGCCACGCTGCCCACGGCCCCGGCCAACATGAAGACCGCCATCGCCACCAACACCGCCTTCTGGGTGGAACACGGCGAAGACCTGGAACAGCGCTTCCACGCCTGGGCCGCGAAGTAA
- a CDS encoding DcaP family trimeric outer membrane transporter produces the protein MKHTRLAAALALAVPFSLPAHADELSDLRATVQKLLAKVEQLEAQQMSQKAAAAAPVAAAPAYTGAPAPAGFIPVPGTSTAVKLGGYVQLDGALDIKGDQGRGVSLSDLPLDGSAGASRRNTSTLSARTTRLNVQTVTDTAGGPLKTRIEYDFFTSDGSETYTNSARPRLRHAFGEYGRWLAGQTWSTFMDLDSVGDTLEFNGPTGQSFIRQAQLRYTLPLATGNLALAIENPQADVRDASGNAVAQDRLPDLIARWMQTGPWGHVAVRGLARDLRAEDGTGHRQADTLGWGLGLSGSLKLGAATTGLYQLNVGKGIGRYIQDANAAVAYDATRVKLSAEKAVGGVIGVQHAWNDALRSHLMWGFTRMDNGAGFGDVASLNTRTNQAYANLIWTATKGLDLGVEYGWGNRRTEAGDKGDMSRLQGSVRYSF, from the coding sequence ATGAAGCATACACGTCTGGCTGCCGCGCTCGCGCTGGCGGTCCCCTTCTCCCTGCCTGCCCATGCCGACGAGCTGTCGGACCTGCGCGCCACCGTCCAGAAGCTGCTGGCCAAGGTCGAGCAGCTCGAGGCTCAACAGATGAGCCAGAAGGCCGCCGCCGCTGCGCCCGTGGCCGCGGCACCCGCCTACACCGGCGCGCCCGCACCGGCCGGTTTCATCCCCGTGCCCGGCACCTCGACCGCGGTCAAGCTGGGCGGCTATGTGCAGCTCGACGGCGCCCTCGACATCAAGGGTGACCAGGGCCGTGGCGTGAGCCTGTCCGACCTGCCGCTGGACGGCAGCGCCGGGGCCAGCCGCCGAAACACCAGCACGCTGAGCGCACGCACCACCCGCCTGAACGTGCAGACCGTGACCGACACGGCTGGCGGCCCGCTCAAGACCCGCATCGAATACGACTTCTTCACCAGCGACGGCTCGGAAACCTACACGAACTCGGCACGCCCCCGCCTGCGCCACGCCTTTGGTGAATACGGCCGCTGGCTGGCCGGCCAGACCTGGTCAACCTTCATGGACCTCGATTCGGTTGGTGACACGCTCGAGTTCAACGGCCCGACCGGCCAGTCCTTCATCCGCCAGGCCCAACTGCGCTACACGCTGCCGCTGGCCACAGGCAACCTGGCCCTGGCCATCGAGAACCCGCAGGCCGACGTGCGCGACGCCAGCGGCAACGCTGTGGCGCAGGACCGCCTGCCCGACCTGATCGCCCGCTGGATGCAGACCGGCCCCTGGGGCCACGTGGCCGTGCGCGGCCTGGCCCGCGACCTGCGCGCCGAAGACGGCACCGGCCACCGCCAGGCCGACACACTGGGCTGGGGCCTGGGCCTGTCGGGCAGCCTGAAGCTGGGCGCGGCCACCACGGGCCTGTACCAGCTGAACGTCGGCAAGGGCATCGGCCGTTACATCCAGGACGCCAACGCCGCCGTCGCCTACGACGCCACCCGCGTGAAACTCTCGGCCGAGAAGGCCGTGGGCGGCGTCATCGGCGTGCAGCACGCCTGGAACGACGCGCTGCGCAGCCACCTGATGTGGGGCTTCACGCGCATGGACAACGGCGCCGGCTTCGGCGACGTGGCCAGCCTGAACACGCGCACCAACCAGGCCTACGCCAACCTGATCTGGACCGCCACGAAGGGCCTGGACCTGGGCGTGGAGTACGGCTGGGGCAACCGCCGCACCGAAGCCGGTGACAAGGGCGACATGAGCCGCCTGCAAGGCTCGGTGCGCTACAGCTTCTGA
- a CDS encoding gamma-glutamyl-gamma-aminobutyrate hydrolase family protein, which produces MVSSAPHLIERALPRHAPRVLIPACNRPLGQHPFHMVGRKYVEAVRLAGCLPVIVPAAHPDELPAWLDLADGVLLTGSPSNVHPDHFDEAVHDPTLPLDPMRDRWTLPLIREAVARGLPLLGICRGFQETNVALGGTLHQAVHEQQGLADHRAPADDEPVETQYGLAHSVSLKPGGVLASLLPASEVRVNSLHGQGVKRLAPGLRVEATAPDGLVEAFSVADGPGFSLCVQWHPEWQAADNPVSMAILTAFGDACRAWQRVHHPAEAQAGTR; this is translated from the coding sequence ATGGTTTCCTCTGCCCCCCACCTCATCGAGCGCGCCCTGCCGCGTCACGCGCCCCGGGTGCTGATCCCGGCCTGCAACCGCCCGCTGGGCCAGCACCCCTTCCACATGGTCGGGCGCAAGTATGTCGAGGCGGTGCGCCTGGCCGGCTGCCTGCCGGTGATCGTGCCGGCCGCCCACCCGGACGAGCTGCCCGCCTGGCTCGACCTGGCCGACGGCGTGCTCCTGACCGGCTCGCCTTCGAACGTGCACCCCGACCACTTCGACGAGGCCGTGCACGACCCGACCCTGCCGCTGGACCCGATGCGCGACCGCTGGACGCTGCCGCTGATCCGCGAGGCGGTCGCGCGCGGGCTGCCCCTGCTCGGCATCTGCCGCGGCTTTCAGGAAACCAACGTGGCCCTGGGGGGAACGCTGCACCAGGCCGTGCACGAGCAACAGGGCCTGGCAGACCACCGCGCCCCCGCGGACGACGAGCCGGTGGAAACACAGTACGGACTGGCTCATTCAGTGAGCCTGAAACCCGGAGGGGTGCTGGCCTCGCTGTTGCCCGCGTCCGAGGTGCGCGTCAACAGCCTGCATGGCCAGGGCGTGAAGCGGCTCGCACCGGGCCTGCGCGTCGAAGCCACCGCGCCCGACGGGCTGGTCGAGGCGTTCTCGGTGGCCGATGGGCCAGGTTTCAGCCTCTGCGTGCAATGGCATCCTGAATGGCAGGCCGCCGACAACCCGGTGTCCATGGCCATCCTGACCGCGTTCGGGGATGCCTGTCGCGCATGGCAGCGCGTGCACCATCCGGCAGAGGCCCAGGCCGGCACCCGGTAG
- a CDS encoding ABC transporter ATP-binding protein, translated as MRPQTPRPDAPHVSFRNVQKTYDGEKLIVRDLNLDIRRGEFLTLLGPSGSGKTTCLMMLAGFETPTSGEIRLGERVINTVPPHKRNIGMVFQNYALFPHMTVAENLRFPLAVRKLPAAEIDAKVKKALGMVRLEQFASRYPQQLSGGQQQRIALARALVFDPELVLMDEPLGALDKQLREHMQLEIKHIHQNLGVTVVFVTHDQAEALTMSDRIAVFDKGVIQQIDSAEALYERPANAFVASFIGENNALQGTISAVQGEQCTVTLDGGAQVEARVGNVRETGARTLVSVRPERAYLVDDGVPAGPNQFSAQVKEIIYLGDHVRVCMALPGQPDIAVKTPISQLNRSLQAGESVRVALPPEHLRALDVAEAA; from the coding sequence ATGCGTCCACAGACCCCCCGCCCCGACGCGCCGCACGTGTCCTTCCGCAACGTGCAGAAGACCTACGACGGTGAAAAGCTCATCGTTCGTGACCTGAACCTCGACATCCGTCGCGGCGAGTTCCTGACCCTGCTCGGCCCCTCGGGCTCCGGCAAGACCACCTGCCTGATGATGCTGGCCGGCTTCGAGACCCCGACCTCGGGCGAGATCCGCCTGGGCGAGCGCGTCATCAACACCGTGCCCCCGCACAAGCGCAACATCGGCATGGTGTTCCAGAACTACGCGCTGTTCCCGCACATGACGGTGGCCGAGAACCTGCGCTTTCCGCTGGCCGTGCGCAAGCTGCCCGCCGCCGAGATCGATGCCAAGGTCAAGAAGGCGCTGGGCATGGTGCGGCTGGAGCAGTTCGCCAGCCGCTACCCGCAGCAGCTCTCGGGCGGCCAGCAGCAGCGCATCGCCCTGGCCCGCGCCCTGGTGTTCGATCCCGAACTGGTGCTGATGGACGAACCGCTGGGCGCGCTCGACAAGCAACTGCGCGAGCACATGCAGCTCGAGATCAAGCACATCCACCAGAACCTCGGCGTCACCGTCGTCTTCGTCACGCACGACCAGGCCGAGGCCCTGACGATGTCCGACCGCATCGCCGTGTTCGACAAGGGCGTGATCCAGCAGATCGACTCGGCCGAGGCGCTGTACGAGCGCCCCGCCAACGCCTTCGTCGCCAGCTTCATCGGCGAGAACAACGCGCTGCAGGGCACCATCAGCGCCGTGCAGGGCGAGCAGTGCACCGTGACGCTGGACGGCGGCGCGCAGGTCGAGGCCCGCGTCGGCAACGTGCGCGAAACCGGCGCCCGCACGCTGGTGTCCGTGCGCCCCGAACGCGCCTACCTGGTCGACGACGGCGTGCCGGCCGGCCCCAACCAGTTCTCGGCCCAGGTCAAGGAAATCATCTACCTCGGCGACCACGTGCGCGTGTGCATGGCCCTGCCCGGCCAGCCCGACATCGCCGTCAAGACCCCGATCTCGCAACTCAACCGCAGCCTGCAGGCCGGTGAGTCCGTCCGCGTGGCCCTGCCGCCCGAGCACCTGCGTGCGCTCGACGTGGCCGAAGCCGCCTGA
- a CDS encoding ABC transporter permease — protein MSSIAMADTPPPALPVQTTSLKAQLRRAERLKKLRYGALIAPLALFLIFTFLWPIIGLLNKAVDNPEVHTALPATTKALAGWSQQGLPDEAAYAALQADLIQAKGSEELAAAAKRLNMERTGMRSLIMNSARKLAAEPPTGPAKAALIEMDARWGESDTWQLVARNARAHTDHYLLTALDLRRDEAGHIVGAPEGEGVFLDVFGRTLWMSFVVTLCCCVLGFPVAYLLARLPARTSNLLMICVLLPFWTSILVRVAAWIVILQDGGLVNQALMALGVIDQPLHLVFNRIGVYISMVHILLPFMILPLYSVMKGISPVYLRAAVSLGCPPFKSFWKVYFPMTVPGLAAGGILVFILSIGYYITPALLGGPKEQMVSYFVAFYTNETINWGMAAALSALLLVAISVLYTVYNRLVGNTTFAAKSR, from the coding sequence ATGAGCTCGATCGCGATGGCCGACACCCCGCCCCCCGCCCTGCCGGTGCAGACCACGTCGCTCAAGGCGCAGCTGCGGCGCGCCGAACGGCTGAAGAAGCTGCGCTACGGTGCCCTGATCGCCCCGCTGGCGCTGTTCCTGATCTTCACCTTTCTGTGGCCCATCATCGGGCTGCTGAACAAGGCGGTCGACAACCCCGAGGTGCACACCGCGCTGCCGGCCACCACCAAGGCCCTGGCCGGCTGGTCGCAGCAGGGCCTGCCCGACGAGGCCGCCTACGCCGCGCTGCAGGCCGACCTGATCCAGGCCAAGGGCAGCGAGGAACTGGCCGCCGCCGCCAAGCGCCTGAACATGGAGCGCACCGGCATGCGCTCGCTGATCATGAACAGCGCGCGCAAGCTGGCCGCCGAGCCCCCCACGGGTCCGGCCAAGGCCGCGCTGATCGAGATGGATGCCCGCTGGGGCGAGAGCGACACCTGGCAACTGGTGGCGCGCAATGCCCGCGCCCACACCGACCACTACCTGCTGACGGCGCTCGACCTGCGCCGCGATGAAGCCGGCCACATCGTCGGCGCACCGGAAGGCGAAGGCGTCTTCCTCGACGTGTTCGGTCGCACGCTGTGGATGAGCTTCGTCGTCACGCTGTGCTGCTGCGTGCTCGGCTTTCCGGTGGCCTACCTGCTCGCCCGCCTGCCTGCCCGCACCTCCAACCTGCTGATGATCTGCGTGCTCCTGCCGTTCTGGACCTCGATCCTGGTGCGCGTGGCCGCCTGGATCGTCATCCTGCAGGACGGTGGCCTGGTCAACCAGGCGCTGATGGCGCTCGGTGTGATCGACCAGCCGCTGCACCTCGTGTTCAACCGCATCGGCGTCTACATCTCGATGGTGCACATCCTGCTGCCCTTCATGATCCTGCCGCTCTACAGCGTGATGAAGGGCATCTCGCCGGTCTACCTGCGCGCGGCCGTGTCGCTGGGTTGCCCGCCGTTCAAGAGCTTCTGGAAGGTCTACTTCCCGATGACGGTGCCGGGCCTGGCGGCCGGCGGCATCCTGGTCTTCATCCTGTCCATCGGCTACTACATCACCCCGGCGCTGCTGGGCGGGCCGAAGGAGCAGATGGTGAGCTACTTCGTCGCCTTCTACACGAACGAGACCATCAACTGGGGCATGGCCGCGGCGCTCTCCGCCCTGCTGCTGGTGGCCATCTCGGTGCTCTACACCGTCTACAACCGGCTGGTCGGCAACACCACGTTTGCCGCCAAGTCCCGCTGA
- the gabT gene encoding 4-aminobutyrate--2-oxoglutarate transaminase yields the protein MSSTNFQLQPAFFDGPNADWVARKNAATPRGVAVAQTFYAARARNAELWDIEGRRYIDFGSGIAVLNTGHCHPKIVEAVKQQLDRFTHTAFQVVPYPSYVALAEEINRRTPGNFAKKTTFFTTGAEAVENAIKIARASTGRPGVIAFNGGFHGRTFLGMALTGKVVPYKRGFGPFPGEVYHAPFPYPLHGITTADALKTVEALFKADIDPKRVAAFIFEPVQGEGGFVPAPADFVAGLRRIADEHGILLIADEIQTGFARTGTLFATHQYDTPVDLITFAKSLAGGLPLSGVCGRAEVMDAAEPGGLGGTYAGNPLAVAAAHAVLDIIDSEGLNARATVLGDRLKQRLSQLQPDAPQIAEVRGPGSMVAVEFHNPATGEPDAAFTKRVQTEALARGLMLLVCGVYGNVIRFLHPLTIEDAVFNEGLDILQSAILAAKA from the coding sequence ATGTCCAGCACGAACTTCCAGCTCCAGCCCGCTTTCTTTGACGGCCCCAACGCCGACTGGGTCGCCCGCAAGAACGCCGCCACGCCGCGTGGTGTGGCCGTGGCCCAGACCTTCTACGCCGCCCGTGCACGCAACGCCGAGCTGTGGGACATCGAAGGCCGCCGCTACATCGACTTCGGCAGCGGCATCGCCGTGCTCAACACCGGCCACTGCCATCCCAAGATCGTCGAGGCCGTCAAGCAGCAGCTCGACCGCTTCACGCACACCGCCTTCCAGGTCGTGCCCTATCCCAGCTACGTGGCCCTGGCTGAAGAGATCAACCGCCGCACGCCGGGCAACTTCGCCAAGAAGACCACCTTCTTCACGACCGGCGCCGAAGCCGTCGAGAACGCCATCAAGATCGCCCGCGCCTCGACCGGCCGCCCGGGCGTGATCGCCTTCAACGGCGGCTTCCACGGCCGCACCTTCCTGGGCATGGCGCTGACCGGCAAGGTCGTGCCCTACAAGCGCGGCTTCGGCCCCTTCCCGGGCGAGGTCTACCACGCGCCCTTCCCCTACCCGCTGCACGGCATCACCACCGCCGATGCGCTGAAGACCGTCGAAGCCCTGTTCAAGGCCGACATCGATCCGAAGCGCGTGGCGGCCTTCATCTTCGAGCCCGTGCAGGGTGAAGGCGGCTTCGTGCCCGCCCCGGCCGACTTCGTCGCCGGCCTGCGCCGCATCGCCGACGAGCACGGCATCCTGCTGATCGCCGACGAGATCCAGACCGGCTTTGCCCGCACCGGCACGCTGTTCGCCACGCACCAGTACGACACCCCGGTGGACCTGATCACCTTCGCCAAGAGCCTGGCGGGCGGCCTGCCGCTGTCGGGCGTGTGCGGCCGTGCCGAGGTGATGGACGCCGCCGAGCCGGGCGGCCTGGGCGGCACCTACGCCGGCAACCCGCTGGCCGTGGCCGCGGCCCATGCCGTGCTCGACATCATCGACAGCGAAGGCCTGAACGCCCGCGCCACCGTGCTGGGCGATCGCCTCAAGCAGCGCCTGAGCCAGCTGCAGCCTGACGCCCCGCAGATCGCCGAAGTGCGCGGCCCGGGCTCGATGGTGGCCGTCGAGTTCCACAACCCCGCCACCGGCGAGCCGGATGCCGCCTTCACCAAGCGCGTGCAGACCGAGGCCCTGGCCCGCGGTCTGATGCTGCTGGTGTGCGGCGTGTACGGCAACGTCATCCGCTTCCTGCACCCGCTGACCATCGAGGACGCCGTGTTCAACGAAGGCCTCGACATTCTGCAAAGCGCCATCCTGGCCGCCAAGGCCTGA